In the genome of Anaerolineae bacterium, one region contains:
- a CDS encoding type II toxin-antitoxin system PemK/MazF family toxin translates to MVIRQGDLYWVDLDEPRGAEPGYRRPVVVIQNNLFNQSRIRTVVVCAITSNLKRAAAPGNVLLKAGEGGLPKASVVNVSQIFTLDKKDLSDYIGTLSPRRVRQILDGVRLALEPRDV, encoded by the coding sequence ATGGTGATCCGCCAGGGCGACCTGTACTGGGTGGATCTGGACGAACCGCGCGGTGCAGAGCCAGGGTATCGACGCCCTGTGGTGGTGATCCAGAACAACCTGTTCAACCAAAGCCGCATCCGCACGGTGGTCGTCTGCGCCATCACCAGCAACCTGAAGCGGGCCGCAGCGCCGGGCAATGTGTTGCTCAAGGCAGGGGAAGGCGGCCTACCCAAAGCCAGCGTTGTCAATGTGAGCCAGATCTTCACCCTGGACAAAAAGGACTTGAGCGATTACATCGGCACACTTTCGCCTCGGCGGGTGCGGCAGATCCTGGACGGCGTGCGGTTGGCGCTGGAGCCGCGGGATGTGTAG
- a CDS encoding ribbon-helix-helix protein, CopG family, which translates to MTVKTAVSLPEELFAEVDRLAKEMGVPRSRVFVMALESFLERKRNQALLEAINQVYAEDLTEEEQRQLTALKRLQGEAADPW; encoded by the coding sequence ATGACCGTCAAGACGGCGGTATCTTTGCCTGAGGAGTTGTTCGCCGAAGTAGATCGGCTGGCAAAAGAGATGGGCGTGCCTCGGAGCCGGGTGTTTGTCATGGCGTTGGAGTCTTTTTTGGAACGGAAGCGCAATCAGGCGCTTCTGGAGGCGATCAACCAGGTCTATGCCGAGGACCTGACAGAAGAAGAACAACGTCAACTGACCGCGCTCAAACGCCTACAAGGTGAGGCGGCTGACCCATGGTGA